AACAGAGAACCAGGTTTCAGGGCTTTTCTCACCAGAGATGGTGATTACTACCTCTCCTTGCGGAGAAGGATAAAAGTAGCACAGGATTACGGAGCTGACGCGTTTATCAGTCTCCACACAGACGCTGAAGAAAATGGCACAGCCCACGGAGCTTCTGTTTACACACTATCCCTTGGTGGTGCTAGCAGTGAAGCAGCAAAGATCCTTGCACAAAAAGAAAATTTTTCTGACATCACTGGGGATTCAGGAATCGATACGGAAGCTGGAGCTATTATCCTGAATATGAAACAGACAAACAACATAAATCGTTCTCGTCAAATGGGAAATCTGATACTCAAGCACCTCTCAACTGTAAACAGCCTCAAATACTCAAGTGTTCAAGAAGCTCCTTTCACAGTGCTAAAGCTTCCCGAAATACCATCCGTTCTTGTGGAACTGGGATATATCTCCCATCCCCAGGAAGAAAAGAAACTGAAAAAATCTCAAGTGCAGAGAGAGATGGCTCTTACCATCAAAAAAGCAATTTTGGAATACTTCCACCAAAACGAAAGATCTGCCACCGGAGATGGGAAAACATCGGAAGTCTCGAAGGTTGGTTCCGTCCATTCAGGAAAAAGAACCAAGGTTTCACCGATAGACAATCACCACTCCGAGAAAAGATTTCTCTTTCACATAGTAAAGAAGGGTGAGACGCTCGAAAAAATTGCGCGCAAATACAAGACAACCGTTACAACTATCAGAAAGAACAACCCCGACAAACAATTAGATCCCCTTTATGTGGATGAAAAGTTACGGATACCAAAAACGTAAAACAAGGCATCACACACGGGTTAATCGTCTCTTAATCTCACAAAGACGACTTGAAAATCGCTCGCTTATCAATTTTTCCCTTTCCTTCCACAATGGGTCATAATCGGGATTGGGCATGACAGCGGAACCACGGATCCCTTTTAACGCCAA
This window of the Syntrophales bacterium genome carries:
- a CDS encoding N-acetylmuramoyl-L-alanine amidase, whose translation is MTMKKKYNESSIKLLPILLVLLTLQGITPNSSFATETKIMNIRHWSGPDHTRVVIDASKDIDYTITKTTTKLRIKLRNASIEKKLSRRYIIGKAGVQRILLSTVSPKLVLMDIYLSGKNETKVFSLPRTKEKPPRLVIDVLVPEKTIVESNKRKKIRAEWKRTIIVIDPGHGGDDPGAVGPNETQEKKVALNVAKKLQYLLNREPGFRAFLTRDGDYYLSLRRRIKVAQDYGADAFISLHTDAEENGTAHGASVYTLSLGGASSEAAKILAQKENFSDITGDSGIDTEAGAIILNMKQTNNINRSRQMGNLILKHLSTVNSLKYSSVQEAPFTVLKLPEIPSVLVELGYISHPQEEKKLKKSQVQREMALTIKKAILEYFHQNERSATGDGKTSEVSKVGSVHSGKRTKVSPIDNHHSEKRFLFHIVKKGETLEKIARKYKTTVTTIRKNNPDKQLDPLYVDEKLRIPKT